The Amycolatopsis coloradensis sequence TCTGGCCAGACCCGCGGGTAACTTTTCGCGCAGCCCGCCGCCTGCCCGTGCACCGCTTGCAGCACCGTAGTGCACGTCACTCCCGCGCGCAGATCCACAGCGGGCGCTGCCCAGCCCGGATCGCGATTAGGGGGCTAAACGCAGGTCAGCACCCCTGCCGCCCTCCCGCCGCGCGGATCGCGTTTAGCGGGCTAAACGCGATCCGGTGCCCTGGGCGCGCCCAGATGCTTAGCGTGGCTACGCGTCGCGATTAGGGGGCTAAACGCAGGTCGGGGCAGTTCGGCCCGATGATGCGGGTCTTGTTGCCCGTCGCGACCGCGTGCGCGCGATCTTGACCTGCTCCTCAGACGCAGACCCAGCAGTAGAGGCGGTCGCCCCTTCGACGGTGCTGCGTTAGGCGCTGACGCGCCCGAGATCACTTGATGGCGATCTTGGCGCCCGCGGCCTCGAGCTTCTCCTTGGCGGCCTCGGCGGCCTCCTTGTCGACCTTCTCCAGGAGGGCCTTGGGAGCGGCCTCGACCAGCTCCTTGGCCTCCTTCAGGCCCAGACCGGAGACGACCTCACGGACGACCTTGATGACCTGGATCTTCTTGTCACCGGCGGACTCGAGGACGACGTCGAACTCGTCCTGCTCCTCGGCGGCCGCGGCGGGGGCGGCACCCGGGGCGGCGGCGAC is a genomic window containing:
- the rplL gene encoding 50S ribosomal protein L7/L12, with the protein product MAKLSTAELIDAFKELTLLELSEFVKEFETTFDVTAAAPAAVVAAAPGAAPAAAAEEQDEFDVVLESAGDKKIQVIKVVREVVSGLGLKEAKELVEAAPKALLEKVDKEAAEAAKEKLEAAGAKIAIK